Proteins co-encoded in one Dasypus novemcinctus isolate mDasNov1 chromosome 18, mDasNov1.1.hap2, whole genome shotgun sequence genomic window:
- the RRAS gene encoding ras-related protein R-Ras, whose product MSSGAASGTGRGRPRGGGPGPGDPPPNETHKLVVVGGGGVGKSALTIQFIQSYFVSDYDPTIEDSYTKICTVDGVPARLDILDTAGQEEFGAMREQYMRAGHGFLLVFAINDRQSFNEVSKLFTQILRVKDRDDFPVVLVGNKADLDTQRQVSRSEASAFAASHHVAYFEASAKLRLNVDEAFEQLVRAVRKYQEQELPPSPPSAPRKKDGGCPCVLL is encoded by the exons ATGAGCAGCGGGGCGGCGTCCGGGacggggcgggggcggccccggggcggggggccggggccgggggaccCCCCACCCAACGAGACACACAAGCTGGTGGTCGTGGGCGGCGGCGGCGTGGGCAAGAGCGCGCTGACCATCCAGTTCATCCAG TCCTACTTCGTGTCTGACTATGATCCAACCATCGAGGACTCCTACACGAAGATCTGCACCGTGGACGGCGTCCCGGCGCGGCTGGACA TCCTGGACACGGCGGGCCAGGAGGAGTTCGGCGCCATGCGCGAGCAGTACATGCGCGCGGGCCACGGCTTCCTGCTGGTGTTCGCCATCAACGACCGGCAGAG TTTCAACGAGGTGAGCAAGCTCTTCACGCAGATCCTCCGCGTCAAGGACCGCGATGACTTCCCCGTCGTGCTGGTGGGGAACAAGGCGGATCTGGACACGCAGCGCCAG GTCTCCCGATCGGAAGCGTCCGCCTTCGCTGCCTCCCACCACGTGGCCTACTTCGAGGCCTCGGCCAAACTGCGCCTCAACGTGGACGAGGCGTTCGAGCAGCTGGTGCGAGCAGTCCG GAAGTACCAGGAACAAGagctgccccccagcccccccagcgcCCCCAGGAAGAAGGACGGGGGCTGCCCCTGCGTCCTCCTGTAA